The Alphaproteobacteria bacterium nucleotide sequence CCAACACGCCTAAACCATCCAACTCACTTCCTTGCAGCCAAATATCCAACACCAGCACCGATGGCACACGCTCTCCCAGCGCTTGCAATGCAGCATCGCTGCTGCCTGCCATACGTGTTCCGTACCCTTCATCGGAAAGAATATCGGATATAAGCTCACGAATATCTGCTTCATCATCGACAATCAGTACATCTGCTGCCATGCTAATCCCCTTTAGGCTTTGTTCTTATATCTTTATCGGCATTGCCGGTTTTATTTTTTCTTTTGGCCTTTCAACCGGAAAAACCAATCGCACCAACGCGCCGCCTTCGGGGCGGTTTTCCAGTTCGACTCGGCCATTATGGTCTTCCATAATCTTCTTCACAATTGCCAGCCCTAATCCTGTGCCCTTTGCGCGGGTAGTTACATATGGCTCAAGCAAGCGGTGGATTTGGTCACCGGGAAAGCCGATGCCGTTATCTTTCACCTCAATAAGGCAAACATCATCTGTTTGCAAACAGGCGACAACAATATGTCCGTTCGAACTTTCACTGTCACCTGCATCGTTTGCAAAATGTGCATCAATGGCCTCTGCTGCATTTTTTACAAGATTTGTGATGACTTGTCTAACTTGACTTGCATCAATTTCAGCAAATATTGGTTTTTCTGACAATTCCAACGCATAGGTTACGTTAGGATGCGCTGTTTCTTCAGAGAAAACTGCCCTTGATATTAAATCATTCATGTCCTCGCGAGAAAAACGGGGCGCTGGCATACGGGCAAAACCTACAAATTCCTCCACCATACGCCCAATATCCCCCACATGGCGGATAATTGTATCGGTATATTTAGCAAAATTCTCATGCTCACTTTCATCCAGTTGCTTAAGATACTTGCGTTTCAAGCGCTGTGCGGAAAGCTGAATCGGGGTAAGCGGGTTTTTGATTTCATGCGCCACGCGCCGCGCCACATCCGCCCATGCAGCATGACGCTGCGCCGTTACCATTGGCGTTATATCGTCAAACGTCAAAATATAGCTTTCGAGTTCGCCATCAAACTCCTGTGCCGCCAGACGCGCATGCAATGTAAGTGTTTTATCATTGCGCTGTATGGTCAAATCTGCTTGTTGCAGGCGGTCTGGTCGCGCCGCTACTTCCCGCATTATCGGTTCAATCTCTGGTAATATTTCATTCACAGCTTTTCCTGTCATATCCTCTTCGGCAGGCAAGCCCAACAGCTGCTGCGATGAACGGTTGTTCAATGTAATTACGCCAAAGCTATCCAATGCGATCACTCCAGCAGATACTCCTGATAACACTGCTTCGGTAAAGCGTCTGCGATTATCTAACTGGCGATTCGCCTTCATTAAATCGCGCCGCTGCGATGCCAGCTGATTTGTCATACGGTTAAATGCGCGGCCTAATGTGCCAAGCTCGTCATTATCCGGGCCTTCATCTACCCGCGTGGCATAATCACCTGCCCTGACGCGCTCGGCAGCTTCGACCAAATGCGAAATAGGTACCACCAGCCGCGCCGCAAAAAACATGCCGTACCATATTGCAGAAAGCAAAAGCAACAACGCCACCAGCACAAACATTATAGAAAATTGAATTTGTATGTTTGATAGCTGAGCGCGAACGGCGCGATACTCATTCACTGCAGATTGGGCGTTTTCCATATGCTCAACTACGGCGCGGTCTATTAATCGGCCAATAACCAAAAACGCATCGGGCATAGAGCGTAGCTTCATCACCGCACGAATTTTATCATCATCGGCAATTACCACAATATTTCCTTGTTCTGCACTATCTACCGCTTGTGGAGGCAGCCGCTCGAATGAAAGCGCAAATGTAAGGTTGGTATGTGCCAGCATCTGCCCGCGCTGTACGATTGCGGCCTCAACCAAGCCACGTAAATTCGCTTGAGCAGTAAGAATTTTACTCAAAGCATTGGGTGTGTTAGAGCCCTCATAAAACTCGCGGTCTAGCTCTGATACCATTGAGCGTACATCAGCTTTGATAATGTCACGATGCTCTTTAAGGTAAGCTTCTGCCACCACCACCGATTCTTCCAAACCGGTATTCACCCGTTCGCTAAACCATGCCTCGATACCAGCATTCAGGAAAAATGCAGAGAATCCCGCCACCATGATAGTTGGAATCATGGTAACGAGGCTGAACATCACCACAATGCGCATTTGCAGCCGCGATCCGACAGATCCACTTCGTAACTCCAGCCACAAGCGATATGCCCGATGAGCAACCACTGCAATAAGCGCCAATAACAACGCCAGATTCACCAGCGCCAGCGTAATAATCGTTTCAGGGTCAGGGCCAAAAGGGTTTTCGCTACGCGTCATTACCACATAGGTAGTAAAAGCTGAAGCAATGGCCGCAATAATAAGCAACAATGCAATATTACGGCTGAAACTAAACTTTTTACCCCGTTTAGCTATGACGCTTTGTGATAATGCAGTCCCTTCTTTTGCTGCCCCCTGAGTCATCGCCGCCCCGTTTTATGGCCGGTGTGATGCAGGTCAATTCCACGCTCTCTTAGCTTTTTGCGCAGGGTATTGCGATTTATTCCCAATATTTCTGCTGCCCGGAGCTGATGCCCCTCTACTTGTTCCATCATTACTTTTAGCAATGGCTTTTCCATCGAATCCAATACTCGCTCATAAAGTCCGGTAGCGGGCAAATCGCCCTTATGGGCAAGAAAATATTGTCGCAGATGCACCTCGATCATATCTTGCAAGGATTCGCTGTTGGCTTTTTTATTCGCCCCCAATGCAGTGGTGGCGATAGGGCGCAACGCATCGCGCACTATTGCTTCGGTAAGAGCAGGTTCAGACGAAAGCGCCGTAAGCCGGTAAATGAGGTTTTCCAATTCACGCACATTGCCTGGCCACGCATATTCGGTCAGTGCCGTAATAGCATTAGTGGTCAATCGCTTATCAGGTAATCCTTTTTTGCGTGCATTGGCAAGGCAATGCACCGCCAACGCTTCGATGTCTTCTTTGCGTTCACGCAGGGGCGGCACATAAATTGGCACAACATTTAAGCGAAAGAATAAATCTTCGCGGAATGCACCTTCCTGCACCAGAATTGATAAATCTCTGTGGGTTGCACATACAATACGTATATCTGTTTTGTGGGTTTGTGTGCTACCCACGGGCATATATTCACACTCTTGCAGAGCGCGTAGCAGACGTGTCTGGGCATCCAGAGGCATATCGCCAATTTCATCCAAAAATAATGTACCACCCTCGGCCTGCTCAAAGCGTCCGGCTTTGCGATTGGTTGCGCCGGTAAATGCGCCTTTTTCATGCCCAAACAATTCGCTTTCAATCAGATCGCGGGGGATAGCCGCCATATTTACCGCAATAAATGGCTTTTTACTACGTGGGCTTAATGTGTGCAATGTGCGGGCAATCAGTTCTTTACCAGTACCAGATTCTCCACGTAGCAGCACCGTCAAGTCCACCGGCACTAGCCGCGCCAGAATTTTATATACTTCCTGCATCGCCGGAGAGTGACCTATAAGCACATGCTCATCATCCGAGGATGTGCCTTCTATCGCTACCGCTTCATCGTCACCCAGACGGTCTGCAAGGGAGGTTTGTACACAACCCACCAGCGCATCTAAATCGAACGGCTTAGGGAAATACTCAAATGCGCCAAGCTCAGTTGCTTTAACGGCTGTCATCAGAGTGTTGTTTGCGCTTATGACAATGACAGGCAAGTCGGGGCGGGCGCTTTTAATGCGTGGCAAGAAATCCAGCCCGTTTCCTTTGGGCATCAGCACATCGGTAATTACCAGATCGCCTTTGCCTTCTTCTACCCAATTGAGCAAAATTTCTGCGTCATCGGTAGTTACCACATTAAAGCCTTCGCGCCGGATAGCCTGTGATAACACAGTGCAAATGGCGCGGTCATCATCCGCAAGTAAAACGGTAGGTCTGGACATAATGCATTCTTTTATTTTTGCCAGCGTTGTTTATAGCTGTATTTAACCGCCTTGTCAGGTGATTTTGAGAAATTCATGTCCGCGTGGTCACAGCTGGCAACTGCAACGAAAAAACCGTATTGCCGGGGGTGCTGGACTCCAACGCAATTACTCCACCATGATCTGCCACTACTTTTGCAACCACCGCCAGGCCCAGGCCTTTACCTGTGTTTTTTCCCGTTACAAACGGATCAAAAATCTGGCCGCGCATATCGTCGGCAATGCCACTGCCGTTATCACTTATTTGCACACATATGGGCAGGTTCACCAAAATCTCACTGCCCGCCATTGCCACACGATAACCACTACGATACGCGGTAGACAGGCTGATGCGCGGCACATGTACATCCTGCACCGCTTCTGCGGCATTTTTCACCAAATTCATTATTGCCTGAATAAGCAATTCGCGGTTGCCTTGTACTTCGGGTAGCGAGGGATCGTATTGTTCGAAAAATTCCACATGGGATGCCCAGCCCTGCTTGGCAATATTCGTAACATATCGCAGCACTTCATGAATATTCACCGCAGTGGTTTCTATAGGTTTTTGGGTAGAAAAATATTCCACCTGCCCCATCAATCCACTAATACGCTCTACCTCGCTGATAATCAAAGTTAGCAGCGATTTGTCATCTGCATCCTGCGTAGTTTTATGCAGCAATTGCGCCGCACCTTTGATGCCCGATAGCGGGTTGCGCACTTCATGTGCCAGAATATGCCCCATTACAGCCGCCGAGCGCATTGTGCTGCGTTGGTTCGCGTGATTTTCCAGTTTCTCGCTGGCGGCAATATTTTCCAGCACCATAATACGCCCAGATTGCGCGTTTTGCACAAAAGGCTGGCAGTTGGTAATATGCACATGTACTTTTGCCGTCTCACCGCTTCGCAAGGGCTTGAGGTGCAGATCGTACCCTTTTGCACCGTTATGATAATCTGTCGCTTGCAGCAATAACGCCTGCCATGACGAATCTAGATCGATAATTTCGGCCAGCAACCGGCCATGCATTACCTTGGCACTGACATTCAGCAAACGCTCAGCGGCGGCATTGGCATAAAAAATTCGATACGCATCATCCATTGCAATCAATGCTAACGGCAGCACATCACATACCGCATCCGCAGAAAATTCAGGTAATGGTGCTATAGGGTTGGAGGAAATCGGCATTGATTATGCCGCCTGCTCCGCAAGGTTTTTATTGGCGCGCAGTTCAATTTCGCCATCATAAAATTTTGCAATACGCTGCAAAATCTGCTTTGTATCCGTCATTTGATTTACTTCCAGCCGAAAAGCCGCAGAATTATGCATACCATTGGAATACCAGCCTACATGTTTGCGGGCAATGCGATAGCCAGCGTCTACACCATAATGCGAAAGCATATCCTCGTAATGCTCCAGCACAATGGCACGTAATGCAACCATATCCGGATCTGGTAGCTTTTCACCTGTACGCAGATAATGGGCAACCTGCCCGACAAACCATGGGCGACCATAGCTTCCACGGCCAATCATCACGCCATCTGCACCGGATGCTTCTATTGCACGGTCTACATCGTCATAGCTGTTAATGTCGCCATTAGCAATGACAGGCAACTTCACTGCCTCTTTCACTTCGCGGATAAATTTCCAGTCTGCATGGCCTTTATAAAACTGGCAGCGCGTACGGCCATGAACGGTCAACATCTGAATGCCCGATTCCTGTGCAATTTGCGCCAGCTTTGGAGCATTGCGATTCGCATCATCCCACCCCGTGCGCATTTTTAAAGTAACCGGAATTTTCACCGCATTTACAGTTGCTTCTAAAATTTTTCCTGCCAGTACTTCGTCGCGCATCAGTGAAGAGCCAGCATTACCATTTACAACTTTTTTTACTGGGCAGCCAAAATTAATATCAATTATGGTTGCACCGTTGGCTTCGTTCAGTTTTGCCGCTTCGGCCATGACTTCTGGTTCACAACCCGCAAGCTGCACCGCCATCGGAAATTCTTCCGGCTCGTGTTGCGCCATTTGCAAGCTGCGTTTGGTTTCCATAATCATAGCGCGGCTGGCGATCATTTCCGAAACCACCATACCAGCGCCATGACGCTTTGCTAAACGCCGAAACGGCAGATCGGAAACCCCTGTCATGGGCGCCAAAAGAACCGGATCTTTTACCTCTACCGAGCCAATTTGCAACGCCATGCGCAGTCTCCGTTAGTGATCTATTGCGAAATTATGTGGCGGTGCAAAAAAAGAACTGCATAACTTAGCGACTCAGGCTATAGTGCCACCACTTTATCCGCCTTATAGCTGAAAAACTGGCTTAATTCAACGATTTTTCGCCTTGTGATATCTTATGTCCCGCCCTTCTGAACGCATTATTGCCCTAATTGTTGCCGCAGGTGAAGGTCGCCGTATGTCAGGTGACACGCCCAAGCAATATTGCCAGCTACAAGGAAAAACGGTATTACGACGCTCGGTAGAGGCATTTTTAAAGCATCCGGCAGTAGATGATGTTTGCGTAGTGATTCATCCCGATCATGAGACACTATATTTGCAAGCGGTAGATGGGCTAAAACTACTACCGCCCATAATTGGTGGAGCTACGCGACAAATCTCAGTGCGCCATGGCGTCGAATATTTATCCGCGCAAGCGCTGGCTGATTTTGTATTGGTGCATGATGCCGCACGCTGCCTAATAGATGCAGACACCATAAGCCGCGTTATTTCTGCACTTATTGAGGGTAGTGCACAAGCAGTGGTACCAGCTATTGCTGTAAGCGATACGCTTAAAATCGTGCATAATTCGCATGTGGAATCCACTGTAGATCGCAATAAGCTTTACATGATACAAACTCCACAAGGATTTAAATTAAAAGACTTAAATGAACTCCATCTGAACGAAAGTTCAAAAAATATTACTGATGATGCAGGGCTTGCCGAAGCCGCTGGCATTGAAGTAAAATGCGTTGCCGGAAATAACAAAAATTTCAAACTCACACACCCAGAAGACTGGAGTCTTGCGCAGATGTATAGCCAGCAAAACCTCCTCCCCCGCACCGGATTGGGGTATGATGTACACCGCCTTATTGCCAGCAATGGCACAAGGAAATTATGGCTTTGTGGCGTCGAGATTCTGCACGACAAAGTGCTTGATGGCCATTCGGATGCAGATGTGGGCTTACACGCTCTAACCGATGCGCTACTGGGCGCACTTGCACTTGGTGACATTGGCACACATTTCCCCCCAAACGATGCTCAATGGCAGGGCGCAGATTCAGCAAAGTTTGTGCGCTATTGTTTAGAGCAGGTTCACGCTCGCGAGGCGCTTATTACACATGTAGACATTACATTAATATGCGAAGCGCCCAAAGTTTCTCCACATCGTGCAGCAATGCAAGAACGAGTGGCAAGTCTTTTAAATATATCAATTAACAACGTAAGTATAAAAGCCACAACAACAGAAAAACTTGGCTTTACTGGTAGGCAGGAGGGCATCGCCGCCCATGCTATTGCCACGTTACTGCATCCATATGAGACATTATAATGACAACAGACACCCCTCAAACTCCTTTATCATTCTTTCACCCCGTGTCGTTACTGGCCACATGGTTTGGTTCGGGCAAAAGCCCTAAAGCCCCAGGTACCATGGGCAGCATAGCCGCATTACCATTTGCCTATGCCATTCACACCCTCGCTGGTGCGCAGATTCTCATGCTGAGCTCGTTGATATTATTTTTTGTGGGCATTTGGGTGAGTGATAAATATGTCGAGGCTAACGGCACAAAACACGACCCTGGCGAGATTGTAATTGATGAAGTGGTGGGTGTGTGGCTCATATTGGTAGCTCTTCCCATTACACTAAACGGCTATATTTTTGGTTTTTTGCTGTTCCGAGTCTTTGACATTTTTAAACCCTGGCCTATTTCGGTGTGCGACAAACATGTGCCAGGGGGGTTCGGCATTATGCTGGACGACCTGCTTGCCGCCATCTACCCCGTGTTAATTATTGGTCTACTCGTCATATTTTGCGGCATCACTGGCCAAACATGGATGTCAGATTTTTATGAGTTTTTAGGAAAAAATGGTTTCTGATCCCCAAGTTTTGCGTAAAGCTGAAGCGCTGCTTCTGGCTTGTCGGTCGCATGGCATCACCTTAGCCGTGGCAGAGTCCTGCACCGGCGGATTACTCAGCGCCACCTTGACCGAAATAGCGGGATGCTCTGATGTATTTATAGGCGGAGCCATCACATATTCTAATAAATCAAAGCATGATGTATTGAAAATAAGCACCGAATTAATAAATGAATTTGGTGCCGTATCTAAACAAGTAGCCAACAGCATGGCAAGCCAAGCCGCGGCCATTTTTCAATGTGAGCTTGCTGTGGGTATAACTGGCATTGCTGGCCCCAGCGGCGGCACAAATAATAAACCTGTAGGAACAGTACATCTGGCCACATGCTACAACAACATAATGGCGCATAGAGCCTGCCATTTTAGCGGATCTCGCAGCGATATACGCCTAGCATCGGTTGCCATGGCGCTATCCATGCTATTGGAAACCATTGGTGATTCAAAAAACGTTTAATTCACCCGCTTCTTATGCTTGCCATTACGAAAATGCTTCGCCCAGTCTTTTTTCTGGCTTTGAACGGCACGAGTAAGTGCCAGTGCATCCGGCTCCACATCATCGCTCACCACACTACCTGCGCCAATTATGGCACCTGCCCCTACTGAGACCGGCGCTACTAAAGAGGTGTTAGACCCAATAAACGCCCCTGCTCCAATA carries:
- a CDS encoding bifunctional 2-C-methyl-D-erythritol 4-phosphate cytidylyltransferase/2-C-methyl-D-erythritol 2,4-cyclodiphosphate synthase — translated: MSRPSERIIALIVAAGEGRRMSGDTPKQYCQLQGKTVLRRSVEAFLKHPAVDDVCVVIHPDHETLYLQAVDGLKLLPPIIGGATRQISVRHGVEYLSAQALADFVLVHDAARCLIDADTISRVISALIEGSAQAVVPAIAVSDTLKIVHNSHVESTVDRNKLYMIQTPQGFKLKDLNELHLNESSKNITDDAGLAEAAGIEVKCVAGNNKNFKLTHPEDWSLAQMYSQQNLLPRTGLGYDVHRLIASNGTRKLWLCGVEILHDKVLDGHSDADVGLHALTDALLGALALGDIGTHFPPNDAQWQGADSAKFVRYCLEQVHAREALITHVDITLICEAPKVSPHRAAMQERVASLLNISINNVSIKATTTEKLGFTGRQEGIAAHAIATLLHPYETL
- the ntrC gene encoding nitrogen regulation protein NR(I), with the protein product MSRPTVLLADDDRAICTVLSQAIRREGFNVVTTDDAEILLNWVEEGKGDLVITDVLMPKGNGLDFLPRIKSARPDLPVIVISANNTLMTAVKATELGAFEYFPKPFDLDALVGCVQTSLADRLGDDEAVAIEGTSSDDEHVLIGHSPAMQEVYKILARLVPVDLTVLLRGESGTGKELIARTLHTLSPRSKKPFIAVNMAAIPRDLIESELFGHEKGAFTGATNRKAGRFEQAEGGTLFLDEIGDMPLDAQTRLLRALQECEYMPVGSTQTHKTDIRIVCATHRDLSILVQEGAFREDLFFRLNVVPIYVPPLRERKEDIEALAVHCLANARKKGLPDKRLTTNAITALTEYAWPGNVRELENLIYRLTALSSEPALTEAIVRDALRPIATTALGANKKANSESLQDMIEVHLRQYFLAHKGDLPATGLYERVLDSMEKPLLKVMMEQVEGHQLRAAEILGINRNTLRKKLRERGIDLHHTGHKTGRR
- a CDS encoding ATP-binding protein codes for the protein MPISSNPIAPLPEFSADAVCDVLPLALIAMDDAYRIFYANAAAERLLNVSAKVMHGRLLAEIIDLDSSWQALLLQATDYHNGAKGYDLHLKPLRSGETAKVHVHITNCQPFVQNAQSGRIMVLENIAASEKLENHANQRSTMRSAAVMGHILAHEVRNPLSGIKGAAQLLHKTTQDADDKSLLTLIISEVERISGLMGQVEYFSTQKPIETTAVNIHEVLRYVTNIAKQGWASHVEFFEQYDPSLPEVQGNRELLIQAIMNLVKNAAEAVQDVHVPRISLSTAYRSGYRVAMAGSEILVNLPICVQISDNGSGIADDMRGQIFDPFVTGKNTGKGLGLAVVAKVVADHGGVIALESSTPGNTVFSLQLPAVTTRT
- a CDS encoding PAS domain-containing sensor histidine kinase, with product MTQGAAKEGTALSQSVIAKRGKKFSFSRNIALLLIIAAIASAFTTYVVMTRSENPFGPDPETIITLALVNLALLLALIAVVAHRAYRLWLELRSGSVGSRLQMRIVVMFSLVTMIPTIMVAGFSAFFLNAGIEAWFSERVNTGLEESVVVAEAYLKEHRDIIKADVRSMVSELDREFYEGSNTPNALSKILTAQANLRGLVEAAIVQRGQMLAHTNLTFALSFERLPPQAVDSAEQGNIVVIADDDKIRAVMKLRSMPDAFLVIGRLIDRAVVEHMENAQSAVNEYRAVRAQLSNIQIQFSIMFVLVALLLLLSAIWYGMFFAARLVVPISHLVEAAERVRAGDYATRVDEGPDNDELGTLGRAFNRMTNQLASQRRDLMKANRQLDNRRRFTEAVLSGVSAGVIALDSFGVITLNNRSSQQLLGLPAEEDMTGKAVNEILPEIEPIMREVAARPDRLQQADLTIQRNDKTLTLHARLAAQEFDGELESYILTFDDITPMVTAQRHAAWADVARRVAHEIKNPLTPIQLSAQRLKRKYLKQLDESEHENFAKYTDTIIRHVGDIGRMVEEFVGFARMPAPRFSREDMNDLISRAVFSEETAHPNVTYALELSEKPIFAEIDASQVRQVITNLVKNAAEAIDAHFANDAGDSESSNGHIVVACLQTDDVCLIEVKDNGIGFPGDQIHRLLEPYVTTRAKGTGLGLAIVKKIMEDHNGRVELENRPEGGALVRLVFPVERPKEKIKPAMPIKI
- the dusB gene encoding tRNA dihydrouridine synthase DusB yields the protein MALQIGSVEVKDPVLLAPMTGVSDLPFRRLAKRHGAGMVVSEMIASRAMIMETKRSLQMAQHEPEEFPMAVQLAGCEPEVMAEAAKLNEANGATIIDINFGCPVKKVVNGNAGSSLMRDEVLAGKILEATVNAVKIPVTLKMRTGWDDANRNAPKLAQIAQESGIQMLTVHGRTRCQFYKGHADWKFIREVKEAVKLPVIANGDINSYDDVDRAIEASGADGVMIGRGSYGRPWFVGQVAHYLRTGEKLPDPDMVALRAIVLEHYEDMLSHYGVDAGYRIARKHVGWYSNGMHNSAAFRLEVNQMTDTKQILQRIAKFYDGEIELRANKNLAEQAA
- a CDS encoding phosphatidylglycerophosphatase A codes for the protein MTTDTPQTPLSFFHPVSLLATWFGSGKSPKAPGTMGSIAALPFAYAIHTLAGAQILMLSSLILFFVGIWVSDKYVEANGTKHDPGEIVIDEVVGVWLILVALPITLNGYIFGFLLFRVFDIFKPWPISVCDKHVPGGFGIMLDDLLAAIYPVLIIGLLVIFCGITGQTWMSDFYEFLGKNGF
- a CDS encoding CinA family protein, with product MVSDPQVLRKAEALLLACRSHGITLAVAESCTGGLLSATLTEIAGCSDVFIGGAITYSNKSKHDVLKISTELINEFGAVSKQVANSMASQAAAIFQCELAVGITGIAGPSGGTNNKPVGTVHLATCYNNIMAHRACHFSGSRSDIRLASVAMALSMLLETIGDSKNV